A genomic region of Halobacillus litoralis contains the following coding sequences:
- a CDS encoding YvrJ family protein produces MSEIPEWAMLTGNVGFPIVVAIYLLTRFEKRIDSLTKAILQLKSSMKS; encoded by the coding sequence ATGTCAGAAATACCAGAGTGGGCGATGCTTACAGGTAATGTTGGTTTTCCCATTGTAGTAGCCATTTACTTGTTAACTAGGTTTGAAAAACGAATCGATAGCTTAACAAAAGCTATTCTACAACTAAAATCTAGTATGAAATCATAA
- a CDS encoding LPD1 domain-containing protein, whose translation MEKQIDMFTNKFNGVKDIRTKGQESNLVAFDVGEKIEGSRKEEAALRQQFEENMSISNLQLVEEANPLAAAELVTRKAMFSGFSLEKEKDNGTEVMIAKVKDLIIKRIDKHPKDCPSERETYAEAANYIMDSFRKVCTWNEFQSMYKEIRQKLLYERKDPSFAKQRLEETRLELDKYESESERYERALKSYYSYQDMISHIEDARRIPLEVLGDKFTNFFLKVKSCNTTLKNIQVNVSSWDDLLEPPKSEKNSTTTRQPVWSRRLPERPGRIGGEVVNIETPNDIVGLLGFRGVEFGHWVNDQEALEHITKCTEAFLDLRDILKMDHNYSITFNGDLGIGFGSRGRGKANGHYDLKNRIINLTKKRGLLGIVAHEWFHGLDHYLYNVSHSHRSGHLQMLSNHEGIGSNLSPQVVKRSKELMEVILNGKSIELLPNKNTDTSKWRIGISLSNLYKKTNADLYECMRTKAEEMKKTMENHKSIYGHCISEKDALRLENKYKRDIRKTAQALAWLHEDKTGERVNFIPVPSDSSEYFQQSISLDKGKVGKYWSSHIELAARAFEAYISDNSKEKNLSNDYLVSGTEDERAFPEGEEREKINSHFDKFFDELRKVQLV comes from the coding sequence ATGGAAAAACAAATTGATATGTTCACCAATAAGTTCAATGGAGTCAAGGATATTCGCACGAAAGGACAAGAAAGTAATCTTGTGGCTTTTGATGTGGGTGAAAAAATAGAAGGATCACGTAAAGAAGAAGCAGCGTTGAGACAACAATTCGAAGAGAACATGAGTATTTCTAATCTCCAATTGGTTGAAGAAGCTAATCCTTTAGCTGCAGCTGAGTTGGTTACACGAAAAGCAATGTTTTCCGGCTTTTCTTTGGAGAAAGAGAAAGATAATGGAACAGAAGTGATGATTGCAAAGGTAAAAGACCTCATCATTAAAAGAATAGATAAGCACCCTAAAGATTGTCCTTCAGAACGCGAAACTTATGCTGAAGCGGCTAATTATATAATGGATTCATTCCGTAAAGTATGTACCTGGAATGAATTTCAATCCATGTATAAGGAGATACGACAAAAACTTCTTTACGAGAGGAAGGACCCTTCATTTGCGAAACAAAGATTAGAAGAAACTAGGTTGGAATTAGATAAGTACGAGTCCGAATCTGAACGATATGAGAGGGCTTTAAAAAGCTATTATTCCTACCAAGACATGATTTCTCATATTGAAGATGCTCGAAGAATCCCTCTTGAAGTATTAGGTGATAAATTTACGAACTTCTTCCTTAAGGTGAAAAGTTGCAATACTACATTGAAAAACATTCAGGTAAATGTAAGTTCGTGGGATGATTTACTTGAGCCACCAAAGTCTGAGAAGAACTCTACAACTACCCGCCAACCTGTTTGGTCTAGGAGGTTGCCTGAGCGTCCAGGACGTATAGGCGGAGAAGTGGTCAATATTGAAACACCGAATGATATTGTCGGGCTTCTAGGGTTTAGAGGAGTTGAGTTTGGACATTGGGTAAATGATCAAGAGGCTTTGGAGCATATCACTAAATGTACAGAAGCATTCTTAGATTTAAGAGATATTTTAAAGATGGACCATAACTATTCCATTACTTTTAACGGGGATTTAGGCATTGGCTTTGGATCCAGAGGAAGAGGAAAAGCAAATGGCCATTATGATTTAAAGAATAGAATTATCAACTTGACTAAGAAGAGGGGATTGTTAGGCATTGTTGCTCATGAATGGTTTCATGGTTTGGACCATTATTTGTACAATGTGTCTCATTCTCACAGAAGCGGTCATTTACAGATGTTGAGCAATCACGAAGGAATTGGGTCTAATCTGTCACCTCAAGTTGTTAAACGTTCCAAAGAGCTTATGGAGGTTATTCTAAACGGAAAAAGTATCGAATTGCTTCCCAATAAAAATACAGATACATCTAAGTGGAGAATAGGGATATCTTTATCGAATTTATATAAGAAAACAAACGCAGACTTATATGAATGTATGAGGACGAAGGCAGAAGAAATGAAAAAGACTATGGAAAACCACAAAAGTATCTATGGCCATTGCATTTCCGAAAAAGACGCGTTACGTTTAGAAAATAAATACAAGCGAGATATTCGTAAAACAGCACAGGCTCTTGCTTGGCTACATGAAGATAAAACAGGTGAAAGAGTGAACTTTATTCCTGTTCCATCAGATAGTTCTGAGTATTTCCAGCAATCCATTTCTTTAGACAAAGGGAAGGTAGGTAAATACTGGAGTAGCCATATTGAATTAGCCGCTCGAGCATTTGAAGCTTATATCTCGGACAACTCGAAAGAGAAAAACTTATCTAATGATTATTTAGTTAGTGGAACAGAGGATGAACGTGCCTTCCCTGAAGGAGAAGAAAGAGAAAAAATCAACAGCCATTTTGATAAGTTCTTTGATGAACTGCGAAAGGTTCAATTGGTTTAA
- a CDS encoding lysozyme family protein, with translation MKYKKCNLWTGRELTPTSFPKQESGGRGNDPMQDSESLCGSVGCFDDPELSIKQGVKYFSGVIERADGDNKLALQSYNFGGGFIDYVIEREGSYSQELAIDFSAMKYEELSHTGNYSCIHPEMLPKWACYGDVFYVDNVLRYYDYAVAVDGEFAVPVQGGLNTTSNYGMRTHPISGEVDMHKGMDFDCVGNVTPIFAAQSGKVVYSQFQGAAGYGNLVMIQHGDQLITGYAHLSSLSVDAGDTVKQGQKVGVCGTTGSSTGPPSPF, from the coding sequence GTGAAATATAAAAAGTGTAATCTATGGACAGGAAGAGAGCTTACTCCAACATCCTTTCCAAAACAAGAATCCGGTGGGCGTGGAAACGACCCTATGCAGGATTCAGAGAGCCTTTGTGGTTCCGTTGGTTGTTTTGATGACCCTGAATTATCAATCAAGCAAGGTGTGAAATACTTTTCTGGTGTGATTGAACGTGCCGATGGAGACAATAAGCTAGCCTTGCAGAGTTACAATTTTGGCGGTGGCTTCATCGATTATGTGATTGAACGTGAAGGAAGCTACAGCCAGGAGTTAGCGATTGATTTTTCAGCAATGAAATATGAAGAGTTGAGCCATACAGGGAACTATTCTTGTATTCACCCTGAGATGCTTCCCAAATGGGCGTGCTATGGCGACGTGTTTTATGTTGATAACGTTTTACGCTATTACGATTATGCGGTAGCTGTTGATGGGGAATTTGCGGTCCCTGTTCAAGGTGGATTAAACACCACCAGTAATTATGGGATGAGAACACACCCTATCAGCGGGGAAGTTGACATGCACAAAGGCATGGATTTTGACTGCGTTGGGAATGTCACTCCTATTTTCGCCGCCCAATCAGGGAAAGTGGTTTATTCCCAGTTTCAAGGTGCAGCTGGTTATGGGAATTTAGTGATGATACAGCATGGAGATCAACTCATTACAGGTTATGCTCACTTATCTTCTTTAAGCGTTGACGCTGGTGATACGGTGAAACAAGGTCAAAAAGTCGGTGTGTGTGGTACAACAGGGTCTAGTACGGGACCCCCATCTCCATTTTGA